Part of the Nicotiana sylvestris chromosome 2, ASM39365v2, whole genome shotgun sequence genome, GTTTCAATAACGGTAAATCTTATCTCAAGTAACAGTAAAACGTATTCAGTAACAATGAGAATATTTAGAATAACTGTAATCGTCTAAAATAAATATAGtagtatcatatcgagtaaaggacttgtcccacatgcagaTTCAAATCAGTCGGTAACATGCTCATATTAAAATAATATGTAGATCATGCTAGTTGTAGAAATACAAATTGAGGTAATGTTACTACTCATAGTACTCATGCCGAAATACCAACTGCTTCACCTCAAGCAACTcgtacaaattcctccaatcaatctataattacataatatcgatctcatgttaattGCCTCATTTAGGCTAAAAATCCATCACTAAtttagaatacccaatcatcgggGTTCATGTTTGAGTCTTAGTTTGTGGATTTATATTTAATCATAAAACTAGTCCATaattctatcaatttcaaactatttAGTATAATTTATTCCTCTAAAATTAGACCTATCAATGCTTAAACTAAACCTTTATAGCCTCATTATCTCCATAGTAATtgtatatttctttttatataaGAGAAAATTGATATTGAATTCTTTTGTACTACATGAAATTGCATCGATGCGGTGAAATAATTCAACAGATGAGGGGAAGAAGGTTAACCTCTTGAGTCGAAGGAGAGCTTTAATACTTTCAATTTCAACTCTCAATTCTTCTTAAGGCCTTTGCCCaaagctttcttcttcttcttcttcttcttcttcttcttcttcttcttcttcttttgttgcCGTTGCTTTCTGCGTCTTTGCTTCAGAAAGCTTTTGAAAGCTTTCTAAACCTTTCGTTATTCAATTGCACTAATGGGCTTGGCCCTTTATTTTAAATTCCTTTTTTTTAgttagttgtttttttttcttcaaacttAAATTATTTACTAAATGTCCCATATGTCCCCATTTAAAATATTGGGGGTGTTACATATTTCTTCTCTTTcaatattgtatgtgtcgtacatgaatcaattaaacaaatatttttacaattgaactttgatccaagtttgttttgtgagatatccatatttgcttaatcttcttgagacggtagagtctcgtgctgataacgtgttttgaaataataaaagaagaagaatagtATTGGAGAGTTGAGacggtagagtctcgtgctgataacgtgttatgaaataataaaagaagaattatagtattggagagagaattcttattgattttgggatgaattacaatgaaatagaaccctctatttatagggagagagtgACTTATCAACCAAGTAATGAACCCTACAATCTCtataaatatagacattcaccataaatataattctatttataacagtTGTATAAATTTACTTCCAAAATGATTTTTACCTCAACTAATGCCAACTGCGAATgaattatatatgttttttttttgaattatataTGGTTGGTTTGGTTTTCTATGAGTATTATTGTATAGAGTATATGAATTTTTATGTGATATTTTTGTTTTAACAATTTGACAGGGACAATTCCTGAAGAGATTGGTCATCTTCATAACTTGAAGAGTTTAATCATGGCAAACAATAAATTAACAGGCCCAATCCCTTTAAGCATGTTCAACATTTCATCACTTGAATATTTATTTATGGGTGATAACATGCTTGAAGGACCTTTACCAAGAGAGGTTGGAAACTTGAGTGTGCTTGTCTGGCTTGATTTTGCATATAATAACCTAACAGGTATGGAAAAATATATAATTCACATCATGttagaatttcagttttatggatATTTCTATCTACTCATCCTTATGTTACTGAATTTTGCAGGAATAATTCCACATGAAGTCGGTAACCTTAAAGAGTTGGAGGAGCTTTCATTATCCTACAATAATTTTAATGGGTCAATCCCTACTGGCATCTTCAATATCTCACCTCTTGTAAGTATTGACCTCGACCGTAACCACATTTCAGGTAATCTTCCTTCCACCATAGGCAACGGGTTACCCAATGTTGAAGAAATTTTTCTGAATGGAAACTATGTTAATGGTGTCTTACCTGCTTCCATCTCAAATTTGTCTAAGCTTACAATTCTAAGCCTCGTTAATAATGAATTTACGGGTTCAATTCCTGAATCTCTAGGAAATTTAAGACTACTTGAAGTTCTCAACTTGTACGGTAACTCCTTCACAAGTGAATCGAGCGTTATTACTCCTTTGGCAAATTTTAAAAACTTGAAAAGATTGATATTGTCTTCCAATCCTTTAAATGCAATGCTTCCGGAATCCATCGGCAATCTCTCTTCTCTTGAAACGTTTGTGGCAGTAGGCTGTAACCTCAAAGGCAATATTCCAAGTGAGATCGGAAATTTGGGAAATGTATCTACTTTGGCGCTGGATGGTAATAAGTTTACTGGAATTGTCCCGAAAACAATAAGTTCTTTGAAAAACCTTCAACGGCTTTCACTTGGTGCAAACAGATTAAGTGGTCCTTTCCCAACTAATCTATGTGAGCTACCAAAGTTGGGCATGCTAATCCTTTCACAAAATCAAATGTGGGGAAATATTCCTAGTTGCTTGGGGAATGTGATTTCCCTAAGAGAGGTTTATCTTGATTCCAATAACTTCACTTCTAGCATACCCTCAAGTCTATGGAATCTCAAAGACATCATGACGCTGAACTTCTCTTCTAATTTCTTTAATGGTTCTCTACCCCTAGAAGTTGGAAACCTCAAGGCCACAATATTTTTGGATCTTTCCAGAAACCATATCTCAGGCAACATTCCAAGTACATTGGGAGGTTTACAGAAATTGATTCAACTATCTTTGGCTCATAATAGAATTGAAGGATCTATTCCTGAGACATTTGGGAAACTCATAAGTTTAGAAGCATTGGATCTTTCATATAACAATATGTCTGGTGTGATTCCAAAGTCATTAGAGAAACTTAAGCACCTAGGCTCCTTTAATGTCTCATTCAACAGGTTACACGGGGAAATTCCGAATGGAGGTCCTTTTGTTCATCTCCCTTATCAGTCTTTCACGTCGAATGAAGGATTGTGTGGTAATCCTCAAAAGCATGTCCCAGCTTGTCCTTCTAATTCAAAGAATCATTCTAATTCAAAGAAAAAAAGACTATTATGGATTGTAGTTGCCTCTTCAGTGATCTCTGTAATAGGGCTTGCCTCAGCAATAATTTTCGTGTTGATGAGGCGTCGGCGTAAAACAGTCAATGCTGAAGATGAGTGGTTACCTGAGGTAGCACCACAAAGAATTTCTTACGATGAACTTCAAAGAGCAACTCTGGGCTTTGACAGAAATAACTTGCTAGGTAGTGGAAGTTTTGGTTGTGTCTATAAAGGAACTTTGGCAGATGGAATGATAGTAGCTGTTAAAGTTTTCAATGTGCAGATGGAAGGTACATTTCAAACCTTTGATAGAGAATGTGAAATTTTACGGAATCTTCGTCACAGAAATCTTACCAAGATCATTAGCAGCTGTTGCAACTTTGATTTTAAAGCATTGATACTTGAGTACATGCCAAATGAGAGCTTAGACAAGTTGCTTTATTCTCGAGATTATTGTTTAAACATAATGCAAAGATTGAATATCATGGTCGATGTTGCATCTGCTCTGGAGTATCTCCATCATGGTTACTCAGTACCGGTTATTCACTGTGATCTGAAGCCTAGCAACGTGTTACTTGACAACGACATGGTGGGTCACCTGACTGACTTTGGCATTGCAAAACTTTTAACTAAGGAGGAATCCATTGCTCATACTACAACCTTTGCCACAATTGGTTACATTGCTCCAGGTGAATCATTTATTTAACTTATAACGAAGTTATGGATTGATGTGTTATAAGTGTTTCCGCTGAcattttaatatttatttttagagTATGGTTTGGAAGGCCTTATATCCAAGAGGTCTGATGTTTATAGTTATGGTATCATAATGCTGGAAACTTTTACCAAGAAGAAACCTAATGATGAAATGTTCACGGGAGATTTAAATTTGAGAAGGCTTGTCCAAAATTCGCTTCCTGATGAGTTGCACCATCTCGTAGATGCTGACTTACTAACACTAGATGAACAAAACTTAAGTCAAAAGCTACAATGTGTGTCATCTATCATGGAGTTAGCCATGAATTGCACAACTAATATTCCCGTTGAAAGGATGAACATGAGTGATGTTGTAGCAGCACTGGAAACGATCAGACAGAAGCTTTATTCTTGCTATTGAATGACCTAACGACATGACATCAGGTACTTTCCATATCCGTTCTGGAAGGGGAAAAGGTTATAAAGTTTAGTAGCATTTAACCATCAGTAGTTGTCCTTAAATGTTATTGCAGGTAATTGTGTGGCTATTGGAAGTTAAAAGGATGGAAGCTCTTTACATAATGCTTCACAACAAGTTACTACAACTCTGGAGACTACTGTTATGAAAAGCCGCTGATAGCTTGTCTACCGTTTTCTTTTGCTTGATGATCCGTATTTGTTTTAAGAATATAAACATTATACTGCAATTTTGTGCATAACCATAATAActaaactattttccttttcctaGTTCTTTAACCAATCTAATATACTACTCCATGGCATGTTATACTCTGTATCTCTCATGTAGCAACGGGAAAGACTTTCCATTACCTAACATATCTCCGTAACCTTTCAATATGAAAATACAAATGAGCATCGCATGTAAgataatttaataaaaaaggcCAAATATACAGACAGAGACATAACTCGCAGCAGCTAACAGTGGCCAGATGTGGAGCTCTGCAGAAATTCAACCATTTTGGACCATGGGAACGCCCTCAAACTCAAAATGCCCTAGCCGACGAACTGCTCCGTAGCAAAATGGCACTTTCAGCCATTATGGAGTTCAGAGACGAACAATTTGATGCAGGAGAAAGCTATTTAAGATGATATATATAGTCCCCAATATCTTTTGCTTAATTATAAGCTTGCATAGTGCTCTTCCTCTTTGTTTTCTCGGCTTTCTTCACTTGAGATGGGCCTTCTTACCCAGAGGCGAATCCagtatttaaattttatgggtttaattttaaagatttttaatattgaacccattatatatttaaagttatgggttcaaatctattatttttacaattttaatgaatttttacagaTAAATTTCCACTCCGCgttgaaagttatgggttcaattgaacccgtaaCTCTCACCCTGCATCCGCCTCTGTTCTTACCACTGCTTCTACCTATTACTATTCTTTTGTCGTGCTTCCTCGAAA contains:
- the LOC104213630 gene encoding probable LRR receptor-like serine/threonine-protein kinase At3g47570; its protein translation is MEKASSFQLLAFLLISLHIIETCLAMNISTDQSSLLALKAHITSDPYHILSTNWSSSTSVCNWIGITCGARHHRVIKLNISDMGFNGTIPPQLGNLSFLVSLDLSYNNFQGELPPDFTRLQKLRAINLSYNNFTGEIPIGIATLPSLKFLNLGYNKLNGSNVLSIFNISTLKFLDLRKAGLTGDFPSDFCRRLPRLQKLVLGFNMLSGEVPRTISECSELQLLWLFENNFAGKIPKELGNLELLQDLHLGFNKLQGTIPEEIGHLHNLKSLIMANNKLTGPIPLSMFNISSLEYLFMGDNMLEGPLPREVGNLSVLVWLDFAYNNLTGIIPHEVGNLKELEELSLSYNNFNGSIPTGIFNISPLVSIDLDRNHISGNLPSTIGNGLPNVEEIFLNGNYVNGVLPASISNLSKLTILSLVNNEFTGSIPESLGNLRLLEVLNLYGNSFTSESSVITPLANFKNLKRLILSSNPLNAMLPESIGNLSSLETFVAVGCNLKGNIPSEIGNLGNVSTLALDGNKFTGIVPKTISSLKNLQRLSLGANRLSGPFPTNLCELPKLGMLILSQNQMWGNIPSCLGNVISLREVYLDSNNFTSSIPSSLWNLKDIMTLNFSSNFFNGSLPLEVGNLKATIFLDLSRNHISGNIPSTLGGLQKLIQLSLAHNRIEGSIPETFGKLISLEALDLSYNNMSGVIPKSLEKLKHLGSFNVSFNRLHGEIPNGGPFVHLPYQSFTSNEGLCGNPQKHVPACPSNSKNHSNSKKKRLLWIVVASSVISVIGLASAIIFVLMRRRRKTVNAEDEWLPEVAPQRISYDELQRATLGFDRNNLLGSGSFGCVYKGTLADGMIVAVKVFNVQMEGTFQTFDRECEILRNLRHRNLTKIISSCCNFDFKALILEYMPNESLDKLLYSRDYCLNIMQRLNIMVDVASALEYLHHGYSVPVIHCDLKPSNVLLDNDMVGHLTDFGIAKLLTKEESIAHTTTFATIGYIAPEYGLEGLISKRSDVYSYGIIMLETFTKKKPNDEMFTGDLNLRRLVQNSLPDELHHLSKATMCVIYHGVSHELHN